A single region of the Nitrospirota bacterium genome encodes:
- a CDS encoding ATP-binding protein: MEDLSLHILDIVENSIEAGADRIEVIVTEDIQRDTLIIEIKDNGRGIDNKTLKKVFDPFFTTRKTRRVGLGLSLIAQAAKESGGDIAIKSKKAKGTTLTVTFQYSHIDRKPLGNMVETLIVLIAANPEIDFLYKHVRDNNSYIFDTRKIKRELRGIPINTPDTLISIRMEIEEGLKSLG; this comes from the coding sequence ATGGAAGACCTGTCTTTACATATACTGGATATTGTAGAAAACTCCATAGAAGCAGGTGCAGACAGAATCGAGGTAATCGTCACCGAAGATATACAGAGGGACACACTTATAATAGAGATAAAGGATAATGGTAGAGGAATAGATAATAAGACATTAAAGAAAGTATTTGATCCATTCTTTACAACCCGAAAGACCCGTAGAGTAGGACTGGGACTATCTCTGATTGCTCAAGCAGCGAAGGAAAGTGGTGGAGATATTGCAATAAAATCAAAAAAGGCTAAAGGAACAACCCTCACCGTAACATTTCAGTATAGTCATATAGACAGAAAACCACTCGGAAATATGGTAGAGACATTGATAGTACTTATCGCAGCAAATCCAGAGATAGACTTTCTTTATAAACATGTAAGAGATAATAATAGTTATATCTTTGATACCAGAAAGATAAAGAGAGAGCTAAGAGGAATCCCGATAAATACACCAGACACACTTATATCGATCAGAATGGAAATTGAAGAAGGATTAAAGTCGCTCGGCTAA
- a CDS encoding PHP domain-containing protein has protein sequence MLKQFRADLHIHSCLSPCADLNMTPSRIVIEATSKELSIIGICDHNSAENLSVTKKVAREKDIHLIAGMEVTSSEEVHILALFDRIENVMALQEIVYANLSDGENDEEASGYQVVVNENDEILNFNKRLLIGATSLSVQNIVDVIRSLEGLAIASHIDREVFGIISQLGFIPDNLKLDALEISPRIDKDKALSLFKDYSHIPWVSFSDAHFLRDIGRRTTSFFIEEPVVAEIVSALKGIDGRRIEWGE, from the coding sequence ATGCTAAAACAATTCAGAGCCGACTTACATATACACTCATGTCTCTCTCCCTGTGCTGACCTCAACATGACGCCTTCCCGAATAGTCATAGAAGCCACTTCAAAGGAATTGAGTATTATTGGTATCTGCGACCATAATTCTGCCGAGAATCTCTCAGTTACAAAAAAGGTTGCCAGAGAGAAAGACATACATCTCATTGCTGGAATGGAGGTAACATCTTCAGAGGAGGTGCATATCCTGGCACTCTTTGACAGAATAGAGAATGTCATGGCTTTGCAGGAGATAGTTTATGCAAATCTATCAGATGGGGAAAACGATGAAGAGGCATCTGGCTATCAGGTAGTGGTAAATGAAAATGATGAAATATTAAACTTTAATAAGAGATTGCTGATAGGTGCAACCAGTCTCTCAGTTCAAAACATTGTGGATGTCATTCGTTCATTAGAAGGACTTGCTATTGCAAGCCATATAGACAGAGAGGTGTTTGGTATAATCTCTCAATTAGGTTTTATACCTGACAACCTTAAATTGGATGCATTGGAAATATCTCCAAGGATTGATAAAGATAAAGCTTTATCGCTGTTCAAAGATTACAGCCATATCCCATGGGTATCTTTCTCCGATGCCCACTTTCTGAGAGATATTGGTAGAAGGACAACGAGTTTTTTTATCGAAGAGCCTGTTGTTGCAGAGATAGTATCAGCCCTGAAGGGTATTGATGGAAGAAGGATTGAATGGGGGGAGTGA